Proteins encoded by one window of Acetivibrio thermocellus ATCC 27405:
- a CDS encoding dipicolinate synthase subunit B, whose amino-acid sequence MLLEGIKIGFGLTGSFCTIDKVIPEIEKLVSNGAKVFPILSGSVSKFDTRFGRAEDLRLKLEGITGNKVIDSIVDAEPIGPKSLLDIMVVAPCTGNTLAKIANGITDTTVTMACKAHLRNQKPVVLSISTNDGLGANAKNIGLLLNMKNIYLVPFGQDGPGTKPNSLVADTTQIMPTILEALNHKQIQPILIKY is encoded by the coding sequence ATGTTGCTGGAAGGGATTAAAATTGGGTTTGGACTTACCGGTTCCTTCTGCACCATAGACAAAGTAATACCCGAGATTGAAAAGCTTGTAAGCAACGGTGCAAAGGTTTTCCCCATACTGTCGGGTTCGGTAAGCAAATTTGATACAAGGTTTGGAAGAGCGGAGGATTTAAGGCTCAAACTTGAAGGGATTACGGGAAACAAAGTTATAGACAGCATTGTTGATGCAGAGCCAATAGGTCCGAAATCTCTTCTTGATATAATGGTTGTAGCGCCGTGTACCGGCAATACCCTGGCAAAAATTGCAAATGGAATAACCGACACAACGGTAACTATGGCGTGCAAGGCTCATCTTAGGAATCAAAAGCCGGTGGTTTTGTCTATTTCTACAAATGACGGGCTAGGCGCAAATGCAAAAAACATTGGATTGCTTTTAAATATGAAAAATATATATCTTGTACCTTTTGGCCAGGACGGACCGGGTACCAAGCCGAATTCTTTGGTTGCAGACACAACACAGATAATGCCGACAATCCTCGAAGCTTTAAATCATAAGCAGATTCAGCCGATACTTATTAAATATTGA